A region of Streptomyces sp. NBC_00654 DNA encodes the following proteins:
- a CDS encoding NADH-quinone oxidoreductase subunit J — MTGLAAVASTTSTGEAIQFWVLGTVAVIGALSTVLMKKAVHSALSLAGTMIVLAVFYLANGAYFLGIVQVVVYTGAIMMLFLFVVMLVGVTAADSLKETLKGQRWLAAGCGLGFGVLLVAGIGNASLNNFNGLGAANAKHGGNVEGLANLIFTKYVFAFEITGALLITATVGAMVLTHRERTERAKSQREMSEARVRSSQLPPLPAPGVYARHNAVDIAGLLPDGTPSELTVMRTLRERGQIRDVSHEALADLKALEQRSEERLGRDNEEEEVAK, encoded by the coding sequence ATGACCGGCCTGGCAGCGGTGGCCTCCACCACCTCGACCGGCGAGGCCATCCAGTTCTGGGTGCTGGGCACCGTCGCCGTGATCGGCGCGCTGTCCACCGTCCTGATGAAGAAGGCCGTGCACAGCGCCCTCTCGCTCGCCGGGACCATGATCGTCCTGGCCGTCTTCTACCTCGCCAACGGCGCGTACTTCCTGGGCATCGTCCAGGTCGTCGTCTACACCGGCGCGATCATGATGCTGTTCCTCTTCGTGGTCATGCTCGTCGGTGTCACGGCCGCGGACTCGCTCAAGGAAACCCTCAAGGGGCAGCGCTGGCTGGCCGCGGGCTGCGGACTCGGCTTCGGTGTCCTGCTCGTCGCGGGCATCGGCAACGCCTCCCTGAACAATTTCAACGGGCTCGGCGCCGCCAACGCCAAGCACGGCGGGAATGTCGAGGGGCTCGCCAACCTGATCTTCACCAAGTACGTCTTCGCGTTCGAGATCACCGGCGCCCTGCTGATCACCGCGACCGTCGGAGCGATGGTGCTCACCCACCGCGAGCGCACCGAACGGGCCAAGAGCCAGCGGGAGATGTCCGAGGCGCGCGTGCGCAGCAGCCAGCTTCCGCCGCTGCCCGCCCCCGGCGTCTACGCCCGGCACAACGCGGTGGACATCGCCGGTCTGCTCCCGGACGGCACCCCGTCCGAGCTCACCGTCATGCGGACGCTGCGCGAGCGCGGCCAGATCCGCGATGTGTCGCACGAGGCGCTCGCCGACCTCAAGGCGCTGGAGCAGCGCTCGGAGGAACGGCTCGGCCGTGACAACGAAGAAGAGGAGGTCGCCAAGTGA
- the nuoI gene encoding NADH-quinone oxidoreductase subunit NuoI, with protein sequence MRVTERRLTVSESSEPRGSSEPTGSSGSSEDKFQNPVAGFGVTFKAMFKKRLTEQYPETQKVTAPRFHGRHQLNRHPDGLEKCIGCELCAWACPADAIYVEGADNTEEERYSPGERYGRVYQINYARCILCGLCIEACPTRALTMTNEFELANTTRESLIYTKDELLAGLEEGMVDSPHAIFPGMDEQDYYRGLVTEAAPGTERQRAVSKGEDDKSADGADGGVGRQDKAVDA encoded by the coding sequence ATGCGAGTGACGGAAAGGAGGCTGACGGTGTCTGAGTCATCGGAACCCAGGGGATCGAGCGAACCCACAGGGTCCTCGGGATCCTCGGAGGACAAGTTCCAGAATCCTGTGGCCGGCTTCGGTGTGACCTTCAAGGCCATGTTCAAGAAGCGGCTGACCGAGCAGTACCCGGAAACGCAGAAGGTGACCGCGCCCCGCTTCCACGGCCGCCACCAGCTCAACCGTCATCCGGACGGCCTGGAGAAGTGCATCGGCTGCGAGCTGTGCGCCTGGGCGTGTCCGGCGGACGCCATCTATGTGGAGGGCGCGGACAACACCGAGGAGGAGCGCTACTCCCCGGGGGAGCGCTACGGCCGCGTCTACCAGATCAACTACGCGCGCTGCATCCTCTGCGGACTCTGCATCGAGGCCTGCCCGACCAGGGCGCTGACGATGACGAACGAGTTCGAGCTCGCCAACACCACCCGCGAGAGCCTCATCTACACCAAGGACGAGCTCCTCGCGGGCCTGGAGGAAGGCATGGTCGACAGTCCGCACGCGATCTTCCCGGGCATGGACGAACAGGACTACTACCGCGGCCTGGTGACCGAGGCCGCCCCCGGTACGGAGCGCCAGCGCGCCGTGTCCAAGGGCGAGGACGACAAGTCCGCCGACGGCGCCGACGGCGGAGTCGGCCGGCAGGACAAGGCGGTGGACGCATGA
- the nuoH gene encoding NADH-quinone oxidoreductase subunit NuoH, giving the protein MTGLAALATAPHGAPLAAEDLSMFGTDPWWLVVIKAVFCFAFLMVTVLFSIVWERKVVAWMQLRIGPNRHGPWGMLQSLADGVKLMLKEDVIVKRADKVVYVLAPIVAAIPAFMAIAVIPFGPSGNEVSIFGHRTTMQLTDLPIAMLYILAVASVGIYGIVLAGWSSGSTYPLLGGLRSCAQMISYEIAMGAAFASVFLYSGSMSTSKIVEAQEDRWFIILLPVSFIIYIVTMVGETNRAPFDMPESEGDLVGGFNTEYSSIKFAMFMLAEYVNMVTVSAVSVTLFLGGWRAPYPISTFWEGANHGWWPMLWFVIKVQLLLFFFIWLRGTLPRVRYDQLMKLGWKVLIPVSVVWLMLVATVRALRNEGYDFSRIVLYVAGAVIAVLLISFVVDIFRDRKAKAEEAAAGPEPAFDPMAGGFPVPPLPGQTLPTVPRRRPRRERELVVSGGPDTQSDGNASDGKEADGV; this is encoded by the coding sequence GTGACTGGCCTCGCCGCACTCGCGACGGCACCGCACGGTGCCCCTCTCGCCGCCGAGGATCTCTCGATGTTCGGCACCGACCCCTGGTGGCTCGTCGTCATCAAGGCGGTCTTCTGCTTCGCGTTCCTGATGGTGACCGTGCTGTTCTCCATCGTGTGGGAGCGCAAGGTCGTCGCCTGGATGCAGCTGCGCATCGGGCCCAACCGGCACGGACCCTGGGGCATGCTCCAGTCGCTCGCCGACGGCGTCAAACTGATGCTGAAGGAAGACGTCATCGTCAAGCGGGCGGACAAGGTCGTCTACGTCCTCGCGCCGATCGTCGCGGCCATTCCGGCGTTCATGGCGATCGCCGTGATCCCGTTCGGCCCGTCCGGCAACGAGGTCTCGATCTTCGGTCACCGTACGACGATGCAGCTGACCGACCTGCCGATCGCGATGCTGTACATCCTCGCGGTCGCCTCGGTCGGCATCTACGGCATCGTGCTGGCGGGCTGGTCCTCCGGATCGACGTACCCGCTGCTCGGCGGGCTCCGGTCCTGCGCCCAGATGATCAGCTACGAGATCGCGATGGGTGCCGCGTTCGCCTCGGTCTTCCTCTACTCCGGGTCGATGTCGACCTCGAAGATCGTGGAGGCGCAGGAGGACCGCTGGTTCATCATCCTGCTGCCGGTCTCCTTCATCATCTACATCGTCACGATGGTCGGCGAGACGAACCGCGCCCCGTTCGACATGCCGGAGTCCGAGGGCGACCTCGTCGGCGGCTTCAACACCGAGTACTCGTCGATCAAGTTCGCGATGTTCATGCTCGCCGAGTACGTCAACATGGTCACCGTCTCCGCGGTCTCCGTGACCCTCTTCCTCGGCGGCTGGCGGGCTCCGTACCCGATCAGCACCTTCTGGGAGGGCGCGAACCACGGCTGGTGGCCGATGCTCTGGTTCGTCATCAAGGTCCAGCTGCTGCTGTTCTTCTTCATCTGGCTGCGCGGCACGCTGCCCCGTGTCCGCTACGACCAGCTGATGAAGCTCGGCTGGAAGGTCCTGATCCCGGTCTCCGTGGTCTGGCTGATGCTCGTCGCCACGGTCCGCGCGCTGCGCAACGAGGGCTACGACTTCTCCCGGATCGTGCTGTACGTCGCCGGGGCCGTGATCGCGGTCCTGCTGATCTCCTTCGTCGTCGACATCTTCCGCGACCGCAAGGCGAAGGCCGAGGAGGCGGCGGCCGGACCGGAGCCCGCGTTCGACCCGATGGCGGGCGGATTCCCGGTGCCGCCGCTGCCCGGACAGACCCTGCCGACCGTGCCGCGCCGCAGGCCACGACGCGAGCGGGAGCTCGTTGTCAGTGGTGGGCCGGATACTCAGAGTGACGGAAATGCGAGTGACGGAAAGGAGGCTGACGGTGTCTGA
- a CDS encoding NADH-quinone oxidoreductase subunit G — protein sequence MTVTTSAPSGGGEAALPPEDLVTLTIDGIEISVPKGTLVIRAAELLGIEIPRFCDHPLLDPAGACRQCIVEVEGQRKPMASCTITCTDGMVVKSQISSPVAEKAQKGVMELLLINHPLDCPVCDKGGECPLQNQAMSHGDSDSRFDGKKRTFEKPVPISTQVLLDRERCVLCARCTRFSNQVAGDPMIELIERGALQQVGTGQGDPFESYFSGNTIQICPVGALTSAAYRFRSRPFDLVSTPSVCEHCAGGCATRTDHRRGKVMRRLAANEPEVNEEWLCDKGRFGFRYAQQRDRLTHPLVRNADGVLEPAGWPEALAAAAAGLGAARGRTGVLTGGRLTVEDAYAYSKFARVALDTNDIDFRARVHSGEEADFLAARVAGRGRDLDGDGVTYTSLEKAPAVLLAGFESEEEAPGVFLRLRKAHRKHGQRTFALASHASRGLEKTGGTLLPAAPGTETEWLDALAGGVGLDGEGSAAAEALRGEGSVIVVGERLAGVPGALSAAVRTAAATGATLVWIPRRAGERGAVEAGAVPSLLPGGRPATDPRARDEVAAAWGVAELPARYGRDTGQIVEAAATGELGALLVAGVGVTDLPDPERALQALDRVGFLVSLELRPSEVTERADVVFPVAAVAEKPGTFLNWEGRARLFEAALKPEQMPRTLCPSDARVLHMLADAMDVHLALPDLKSARRELDRLGGGQGGHAQDPREPAQPLPRPGDGEAVLAGHRMLLDLGRLQEGDTALAGTRHAAVARLSATTAAESGVKDGDLLAVTGPTGTVELPLKVTDMPDRVVWVPLNSVGRGIPGDTGARPGGLVRIGPAAAPGAPVEPSEVRA from the coding sequence ATGACAGTCACCACGAGTGCGCCCTCCGGGGGCGGCGAGGCGGCTCTCCCGCCCGAGGACCTTGTCACGCTGACCATCGACGGCATCGAGATCAGCGTCCCCAAGGGCACCCTGGTCATCCGGGCGGCCGAGCTCCTCGGCATCGAGATCCCGCGCTTCTGCGACCACCCGCTCCTCGACCCGGCCGGCGCCTGCCGCCAGTGCATCGTCGAGGTCGAGGGCCAGCGCAAGCCGATGGCGTCCTGCACCATCACCTGCACCGACGGCATGGTCGTGAAGTCGCAGATCTCCTCGCCGGTCGCGGAGAAGGCCCAGAAGGGGGTGATGGAGCTCCTGCTCATCAACCACCCGCTGGACTGCCCCGTCTGCGACAAGGGCGGCGAGTGCCCGCTCCAGAACCAGGCGATGTCGCACGGCGACAGCGACTCACGGTTCGACGGCAAGAAGCGCACCTTCGAGAAGCCCGTCCCGATCTCCACCCAGGTACTGCTGGACCGTGAACGGTGCGTGCTCTGCGCGCGCTGCACCCGGTTCTCCAACCAGGTGGCGGGCGACCCGATGATCGAGCTGATCGAGCGCGGCGCGCTCCAGCAGGTCGGCACCGGGCAGGGCGACCCGTTCGAGTCGTACTTCTCCGGCAACACCATCCAGATCTGCCCGGTCGGCGCGCTGACCTCGGCGGCGTACCGGTTCCGCTCCCGCCCCTTCGACCTGGTGTCGACGCCCTCGGTCTGCGAGCACTGCGCGGGCGGCTGCGCGACCCGTACCGACCACCGGCGCGGCAAGGTCATGCGGCGCCTCGCGGCCAACGAGCCCGAGGTCAACGAGGAGTGGCTCTGCGACAAGGGGCGGTTCGGCTTCCGTTACGCCCAGCAGCGCGACCGGCTCACCCACCCGCTCGTGCGCAACGCGGACGGTGTGCTGGAACCGGCGGGCTGGCCCGAGGCGCTGGCCGCCGCGGCCGCCGGTCTCGGCGCCGCGCGCGGCAGGACCGGGGTCCTGACCGGCGGCCGGCTGACCGTCGAGGACGCCTACGCCTACAGCAAGTTCGCCCGGGTCGCCCTCGACACCAACGACATCGACTTCCGGGCCCGTGTCCACAGCGGCGAGGAGGCCGACTTCCTGGCGGCCCGCGTCGCCGGACGCGGACGCGACCTGGACGGCGACGGGGTCACGTACACCTCCCTGGAGAAGGCCCCGGCCGTTCTGCTGGCCGGGTTCGAGTCCGAGGAGGAGGCCCCCGGCGTCTTCCTGCGGCTGCGCAAGGCGCACCGCAAGCACGGTCAGCGCACCTTCGCCCTCGCCTCGCACGCCTCACGCGGTCTGGAGAAGACGGGCGGCACGCTGCTTCCCGCCGCCCCCGGTACCGAGACCGAATGGCTGGACGCGCTCGCGGGCGGGGTCGGGCTGGACGGCGAAGGGTCCGCGGCGGCCGAGGCGCTGCGCGGTGAGGGCTCCGTGATCGTGGTGGGCGAGCGGCTGGCGGGGGTACCCGGTGCGCTGAGCGCCGCCGTACGGACCGCGGCCGCGACCGGCGCCACGCTCGTGTGGATCCCGCGCCGGGCCGGCGAGCGCGGTGCGGTGGAGGCGGGCGCGGTCCCGTCGCTGCTGCCCGGCGGCCGCCCGGCCACCGACCCGCGGGCCAGGGACGAGGTGGCGGCCGCCTGGGGCGTCGCCGAACTCCCCGCCCGCTACGGCCGCGACACGGGCCAGATCGTGGAGGCGGCGGCCACCGGTGAACTGGGCGCACTGCTCGTCGCCGGGGTCGGGGTCACCGACCTGCCCGACCCGGAACGCGCCCTTCAGGCCCTGGACCGGGTCGGCTTCCTGGTCTCGCTGGAGCTGCGGCCCAGCGAGGTCACGGAGCGGGCTGACGTGGTCTTCCCGGTCGCCGCGGTGGCCGAGAAGCCCGGCACCTTCCTCAACTGGGAGGGCAGGGCCCGGCTGTTCGAGGCGGCGCTGAAGCCCGAGCAGATGCCCCGGACGCTCTGCCCGAGCGATGCCCGGGTGCTGCACATGCTGGCCGACGCCATGGACGTACATCTCGCACTGCCCGACCTGAAGTCGGCCCGGCGCGAGCTGGACCGGCTCGGCGGGGGGCAGGGCGGTCACGCCCAGGACCCGAGGGAGCCGGCGCAGCCGCTGCCCCGGCCCGGCGACGGCGAGGCGGTCCTCGCGGGCCACCGGATGCTGCTGGACCTGGGCCGCCTCCAGGAGGGCGACACGGCGCTCGCCGGGACCCGGCACGCGGCCGTCGCCCGGCTCTCGGCCACCACGGCGGCCGAGTCCGGGGTGAAGGACGGCGACCTGCTGGCCGTGACCGGACCCACCGGCACCGTCGAACTCCCGCTGAAGGTCACCGACATGCCGGACCGGGTGGTCTGGGTGCCGCTGAACTCCGTCGGGCGGGGCATCCCCGGTGACACCGGCGCACGCCCCGGCGGCCTGGTGCGGATCGGCCCCGCCGCCGCACCCGGTGCTCCCGTCGAACCATCGGAGGTACGAGCGTGA
- the nuoF gene encoding NADH-quinone oxidoreductase subunit NuoF, producing MTLAAEIDTNGTSPEKLLSPVLSAFWDEPESWTLDTYRRHDGYQGLRKALAMSPDDLIAYVKDSGLRGRGGAGFPTGMKWQFIPQGDGKPHYLVVNADESEPGTCKDIPLLFANPHSLIEGMVIACYAIRSSHAFIYLRGEVVPVLRRLHEAVREAYEAGYLGKDILGSGLDLELTVHAGAGAYICGEETALLDSLEGRRGQPRLRPPFPAVAGLYACPTVVNNVESIASVPAILNKGKDWFKSMGSEKSPGFTLYSLSGHVTSPGQYEAPLGITLRQLLDMSGGIRAGHRLKFWTPGGSSTPMFTDEHLDVPLDYEGVGAAGSMLGTKALQCFDETTCVVRAVTRWTEFYAHESCGKCTPCREGTYWLVQLLRDIEAGKGRMSDLDKLNDIADNINGKSFCALGDGAASPIFSSLKYFREEYEQHITGRGCPFDPAKSTVWADDKNTHRGVNA from the coding sequence ATGACCTTGGCCGCCGAGATCGACACGAACGGGACCAGCCCCGAGAAGCTGCTCTCGCCCGTGCTCTCCGCCTTCTGGGACGAGCCCGAATCCTGGACGCTGGACACCTACCGGCGCCACGACGGGTACCAGGGACTGCGCAAGGCGCTGGCCATGTCGCCCGACGACCTCATCGCGTACGTCAAGGACTCCGGTCTGCGCGGACGCGGCGGCGCGGGCTTCCCCACCGGGATGAAGTGGCAGTTCATCCCGCAGGGCGACGGCAAGCCGCACTACCTGGTCGTCAACGCCGACGAGTCGGAGCCCGGGACCTGCAAGGACATCCCGCTCCTCTTCGCCAACCCGCACAGCCTCATCGAGGGCATGGTGATCGCCTGTTACGCGATCCGCTCCTCGCACGCCTTCATCTATCTGCGCGGCGAAGTGGTCCCCGTGCTGCGGCGCCTGCACGAGGCCGTACGCGAGGCCTACGAGGCGGGTTATCTGGGGAAGGACATCCTGGGTTCGGGTCTCGACCTGGAACTCACGGTGCACGCGGGTGCCGGTGCGTACATCTGTGGTGAGGAAACCGCGCTGCTCGACTCGCTCGAAGGACGGCGTGGCCAGCCCCGGCTGCGCCCTCCCTTCCCCGCGGTCGCCGGTCTGTACGCCTGCCCCACTGTGGTGAACAACGTCGAGTCCATCGCCTCGGTTCCCGCGATCCTGAACAAGGGCAAGGACTGGTTCAAGTCGATGGGCAGCGAGAAGTCCCCGGGCTTCACGCTGTACTCGCTGAGCGGACACGTCACCAGCCCCGGCCAGTACGAGGCCCCGCTCGGCATCACCCTGCGTCAGCTGCTCGACATGAGCGGCGGCATCCGGGCCGGTCACCGCCTGAAGTTCTGGACCCCGGGCGGCTCCTCCACCCCGATGTTCACCGACGAACACCTCGACGTCCCCCTGGACTACGAGGGCGTCGGCGCCGCCGGGTCGATGCTCGGCACCAAGGCGCTCCAGTGCTTCGACGAGACGACCTGTGTCGTACGGGCCGTCACCCGGTGGACCGAGTTCTACGCCCACGAGTCCTGCGGCAAGTGCACACCGTGCCGCGAGGGCACGTACTGGCTCGTCCAGCTGCTGCGCGACATCGAGGCCGGCAAGGGCCGGATGTCCGACCTCGACAAGCTCAACGACATCGCCGACAACATCAACGGCAAGTCCTTCTGCGCCCTCGGCGACGGCGCCGCCTCGCCGATCTTCTCCTCGCTGAAGTACTTCCGCGAGGAGTACGAGCAGCACATCACGGGCAGGGGCTGCCCCTTCGATCCCGCCAAGTCGACCGTCTGGGCCGACGACAAGAACACTCACCGGGGGGTGAACGCATGA
- the nuoE gene encoding NADH-quinone oxidoreductase subunit NuoE encodes MPQLPAPAYPDDVRARLEADAKEVIARYPDSRSALLPLLHLVQAEEGYVSRTGMAFCAELLGLTTAEVTAVATFYTMYRRRPSGEYQVGVCTNTLCAVMGGDAIFDRLKDHLGVGNDETTEDGKVTLEHIECNAACDFAPVVMVNWEFFDNQTPESATRLVDDLIAGRTVEPTRGAPLCSYKETSRILAGFPDERPGAVGASGGAGPASLIGLRLAKGEAAPQARVVSPRGATHGNAPGGAQPHDPSPSEHLSSHDAPQQTSASDPEHPAGPAAEEGE; translated from the coding sequence ATGCCGCAGCTCCCCGCCCCCGCCTACCCGGACGACGTGCGCGCCCGGCTCGAAGCGGACGCGAAGGAGGTGATCGCCCGCTACCCCGACAGCCGCTCCGCCCTGCTGCCGCTCCTCCACCTGGTGCAGGCCGAGGAAGGGTACGTCTCCCGTACGGGCATGGCCTTCTGCGCCGAACTGCTCGGCCTCACCACCGCCGAGGTCACCGCGGTCGCGACCTTCTACACCATGTACCGGCGCAGGCCCAGCGGTGAGTACCAGGTCGGCGTCTGCACCAACACCCTGTGCGCCGTCATGGGCGGCGACGCCATCTTCGACCGGCTGAAGGACCACCTCGGGGTCGGCAACGACGAGACCACCGAGGACGGCAAGGTCACGCTCGAACACATCGAGTGCAACGCGGCCTGCGACTTCGCCCCCGTCGTGATGGTCAACTGGGAGTTCTTCGACAACCAGACGCCCGAGAGCGCGACGCGACTGGTCGACGACCTGATCGCCGGACGTACCGTCGAACCCACCCGAGGCGCCCCGCTCTGCTCGTACAAGGAGACGTCGCGCATCCTGGCCGGCTTCCCCGACGAGCGCCCCGGAGCCGTCGGGGCGAGCGGCGGCGCGGGCCCCGCCTCGCTGATCGGGCTCAGGCTCGCCAAGGGCGAGGCCGCCCCGCAGGCCCGGGTCGTCTCGCCGCGCGGCGCGACGCACGGCAACGCCCCCGGCGGCGCGCAGCCCCACGACCCTTCACCGTCCGAGCACCTCAGCTCTCATGACGCACCACAGCAGACCTCGGCCTCCGACCCGGAGCACCCGGCCGGGCCCGCAGCCGAGGAGGGGGAGTGA
- a CDS encoding NADH-quinone oxidoreductase subunit D: MTTPHATPRATTEGTVYTVTGGDWDEVVESAVKSDDERIIVNMGPQHPSTHGVLRLILEIDGETVTEARCGIGYLHTGIEKNLEFRNWTQGTTFVTRMDYLTPFFNETAYCLGVEKLLGIEDQIPDRATVLRVLLMELNRLSSHLVCIATGGMELGATTIMIYGFRDRELVLDLFELITGLRMNHAFVRPGGLAQDLPPGAVDQLRAFIKTMKKNLPEYDKLATGNPIFKARMQDVGYLDLAGCMALGATGPVLRSAGLPHDLRKTEPYCGYENYEFDVPTADTCDSYGRFLIRLEEMRQSLRIVEQCLDRLEPGPVMVADKKIAWPAQLALGPDGLGNSLDHIKKIMGTSMEALIHHFKLVTEGFRVPAGQAYTAVESPKGELGVHVVSDGGTRPYRVHFRDPSFTNLQAMAAMCEGGQVADVIVAVASIDPVMGGVDR; encoded by the coding sequence ATGACCACTCCCCACGCAACGCCCCGTGCCACGACCGAGGGGACTGTATATACAGTCACCGGCGGAGACTGGGACGAAGTCGTCGAGTCGGCCGTCAAGTCCGACGACGAGCGCATCATCGTCAACATGGGCCCCCAGCACCCGTCCACGCACGGCGTGCTGCGGCTGATCCTGGAGATCGACGGCGAGACCGTCACCGAAGCCCGCTGCGGCATCGGCTACCTCCACACCGGCATCGAGAAGAACCTCGAATTCCGGAACTGGACCCAGGGCACCACGTTCGTCACGCGCATGGACTATCTGACGCCGTTCTTCAACGAGACGGCGTACTGCCTCGGTGTCGAGAAGCTGCTCGGCATCGAGGACCAGATCCCCGACCGGGCCACGGTCCTGCGCGTCCTGCTGATGGAGCTCAACCGCCTCTCCTCGCACCTGGTCTGCATCGCGACCGGCGGCATGGAGCTCGGCGCCACCACGATCATGATCTACGGCTTCCGCGATCGTGAACTGGTTCTCGATCTCTTCGAGCTGATCACCGGCCTCCGGATGAACCACGCGTTCGTCCGTCCCGGCGGACTCGCCCAGGACCTGCCCCCGGGCGCGGTCGACCAACTGCGGGCGTTCATCAAGACCATGAAGAAGAACCTGCCGGAGTACGACAAGCTCGCCACCGGCAACCCCATCTTCAAGGCCCGTATGCAGGACGTCGGCTACCTCGACCTGGCCGGCTGCATGGCGCTCGGCGCCACCGGGCCGGTGCTGCGCTCCGCCGGGCTCCCGCACGACCTGCGCAAGACCGAGCCGTACTGCGGCTACGAGAACTACGAGTTCGACGTGCCCACCGCGGACACCTGCGACTCCTACGGCCGCTTCCTCATCCGCCTGGAGGAGATGCGGCAGTCGCTCAGGATCGTCGAGCAGTGCCTGGACCGGCTGGAGCCGGGCCCGGTCATGGTCGCCGACAAGAAGATCGCCTGGCCCGCGCAGCTCGCGCTCGGGCCGGACGGACTCGGCAACTCGCTCGACCACATCAAGAAGATCATGGGCACCTCCATGGAGGCCCTCATCCACCACTTCAAGCTGGTGACCGAGGGCTTCCGGGTCCCGGCCGGACAGGCGTACACCGCGGTCGAGTCGCCCAAGGGCGAACTCGGTGTGCATGTCGTCTCGGACGGCGGCACCCGCCCCTACCGGGTCCACTTCCGCGACCCGTCCTTCACCAACCTGCAGGCCATGGCGGCGATGTGCGAGGGCGGCCAGGTCGCCGACGTCATTGTCGCCGTCGCGTCCATCGACCCCGTGATGGGAGGCGTCGACCGGTGA
- a CDS encoding NADH-quinone oxidoreductase subunit C, with the protein MTDDQNGAERNGNGVPAPREQAEVIRVRKGMFGADNGGDTSGYGGLVRTVALPGASSRPYGGWFDEVADELEGALDEQGLLPENAIEKTVVDRAELTFHIAREHLLQVARTLRDDPALRFELCTGVSGVHFLGDKGRELHAVYHLRSLTHGRLIRLEVSAPDSDPHVPSLVEVYPTNDWHERETYDFFGLVFDGHPALTRIMMPDDWQGFPQRKDYPLGGIPVEYKGAQIPAPDQRRSYS; encoded by the coding sequence GTGACCGACGACCAGAACGGCGCCGAGCGCAACGGCAACGGCGTCCCCGCACCCCGCGAGCAGGCCGAGGTCATCCGCGTACGCAAGGGCATGTTCGGCGCGGACAACGGTGGCGACACCTCCGGCTACGGCGGCCTCGTCCGCACCGTGGCCCTGCCCGGCGCCTCCTCGCGCCCGTACGGCGGCTGGTTCGACGAGGTGGCCGACGAACTCGAAGGCGCCCTGGACGAACAGGGACTGCTTCCCGAGAACGCCATCGAGAAGACCGTCGTCGACCGCGCGGAACTCACCTTCCACATCGCCCGCGAGCATCTGCTCCAGGTCGCCCGCACCCTGCGCGACGACCCGGCGCTGCGATTCGAGCTCTGTACGGGAGTCAGCGGCGTCCACTTCCTCGGTGACAAGGGCCGCGAACTGCACGCCGTCTACCACCTGCGGTCCCTCACCCACGGCCGGCTCATCCGGCTGGAGGTGTCCGCACCGGACAGCGACCCGCACGTCCCGTCCCTCGTCGAGGTCTACCCGACCAACGACTGGCACGAGCGCGAGACCTACGACTTCTTCGGGCTCGTCTTCGACGGGCACCCCGCCCTCACCCGGATCATGATGCCGGACGACTGGCAGGGCTTCCCGCAGCGCAAGGACTACCCGCTCGGCGGCATCCCCGTCGAGTACAAGGGCGCCCAGATCCCGGCTCCGGACCAGCGGAGGTCGTACTCCTGA
- a CDS encoding NADH-quinone oxidoreductase subunit B family protein, whose translation MGLEEKLPSGFVLTTVEQAAGWVRKSSVFPATFGLACCAIEMMTTGAGRYDLARFGMEVFRGSPRQADLMIVAGRVSQKMAPVLRQVYDQMPNPKWVISMGVCASSGGMFNNYAIVQGVDHIVPVDIYLPGCPPRPEMLIDAILKLHQKIQGSKLGVNAEEAAREAEEAALKALPLIEMKGLLR comes from the coding sequence ATGGGACTCGAAGAGAAGCTGCCTAGCGGCTTTGTGCTGACCACTGTCGAGCAGGCCGCCGGCTGGGTGCGGAAGTCCTCCGTCTTCCCGGCCACCTTCGGCCTCGCCTGCTGCGCCATCGAGATGATGACGACCGGCGCGGGCCGTTACGACCTGGCCCGGTTCGGGATGGAGGTCTTCCGCGGATCGCCGCGGCAGGCGGATCTGATGATCGTCGCGGGGCGGGTCAGCCAGAAGATGGCGCCCGTCCTGCGGCAGGTCTACGACCAGATGCCCAACCCGAAGTGGGTGATCTCCATGGGGGTTTGCGCATCATCGGGCGGGATGTTCAATAATTACGCCATTGTTCAGGGTGTTGACCACATTGTTCCGGTTGATATCTATTTGCCGGGGTGCCCGCCGCGCCCCGAGATGCTGATCGACGCCATCCTCAAGCTCCACCAGAAGATCCAGGGCTCCAAGCTCGGGGTCAACGCGGAGGAGGCCGCCCGCGAGGCGGAGGAAGCGGCGCTCAAGGCGCTCCCCCTGATCGAGATGAAGGGGCTGCTGCGGTGA
- a CDS encoding NADH-quinone oxidoreductase subunit A, whose amino-acid sequence MNAYAPILVLGALGAGFAIFSVVMATLIGPKRYNRARLEAYECGIEPTPTPAGGGRFPIKYYLTAMLFIVFDIEIVFLYPWAVTFDALGIFGLVEMLLFVLTVFVAYAYVWRRGGLEWD is encoded by the coding sequence GTGAATGCCTACGCGCCCATCCTCGTGCTCGGCGCCCTCGGGGCAGGGTTTGCGATCTTCTCCGTGGTCATGGCCACGCTTATCGGCCCCAAGCGGTACAACCGAGCACGGCTCGAAGCGTACGAGTGCGGTATCGAACCCACCCCGACTCCCGCCGGAGGCGGCCGCTTCCCCATCAAGTACTACCTGACGGCGATGCTTTTCATCGTCTTCGACATCGAGATCGTCTTCCTCTATCCCTGGGCGGTCACCTTCGACGCCCTGGGGATCTTCGGGCTCGTGGAGATGCTGCTCTTCGTGCTCACCGTCTTCGTCGCCTACGCGTATGTGTGGCGGCGCGGCGGCCTGGAATGGGACTGA